One genomic window of Methanosarcina acetivorans C2A includes the following:
- a CDS encoding ABC transporter substrate-binding protein, which produces MKRISFIPLRFLALCCFVGAMIITAGCLGQSAQTEDNVQEDNIQTLIVAGPADFDSRIEMKMNVYDVFLDINANGKTIPGHLVSSWNESDDGLTYTFQLNKGIEFHDGTQWNASSAAWFLEWCSQGPRKNDIAFSKISDVSEVDEHTIQVTLKEPYGAFIKSLSSESNSHVIAPTSVEPAWSNDGEIVSFIGTGKFEVENYVKAQSAEFVRHDPASGEGTLIDRISYRVIPDSYASVSALRAGDVDIIGVADHHSTVPYEQIPQMMNDPDIIVEKQSYGRYQVVELNCKEGALSDIRLREAINLGLDRDKMVKELLASAAEPAYSVVSPAYPWASNLAGTEYTYDPEKAKNLLDQAGWVVAGADEIREKDGQKLTLTYIVPQGEANSDSIAVYIQSELKKIGVEVDILVLESGAAGEERQKGNYDMYLHHSWGVPGLPEGPLTGKYHSTWGSWPVSYHDAELDQLIETAIATGADEDYSAAYLYIQEKYACMPLYDIEKIAAYRKAVKGFTFSASIYGLDLSTVSIEP; this is translated from the coding sequence ATGAAGAGAATAAGTTTTATACCCCTGAGATTCCTGGCACTCTGCTGCTTTGTCGGAGCGATGATTATCACTGCGGGATGTTTAGGACAGAGTGCTCAGACAGAAGACAATGTCCAAGAAGACAACATTCAGACGCTTATCGTTGCCGGACCCGCTGATTTTGATTCGAGAATAGAGATGAAGATGAATGTGTATGATGTCTTCCTCGACATCAATGCCAATGGAAAAACTATTCCCGGCCATCTTGTCAGTTCATGGAACGAGTCTGATGACGGATTAACCTATACTTTCCAACTCAATAAGGGAATAGAGTTCCACGACGGGACGCAATGGAACGCGAGTTCTGCTGCATGGTTCCTGGAATGGTGCAGTCAGGGGCCAAGGAAGAACGATATCGCATTCTCAAAGATATCCGATGTAAGTGAGGTCGATGAACATACAATACAGGTCACTCTGAAAGAGCCATATGGAGCTTTCATCAAATCGCTCTCATCGGAGTCGAACAGCCATGTCATCGCACCAACATCGGTCGAACCTGCCTGGAGTAACGATGGAGAGATCGTATCCTTTATCGGGACAGGGAAGTTCGAGGTTGAGAACTATGTAAAGGCACAGAGTGCAGAATTTGTGAGACATGATCCGGCCTCAGGTGAAGGAACGCTAATTGACCGGATATCTTATCGGGTAATTCCTGATAGCTATGCCAGTGTATCGGCGTTGCGTGCAGGTGATGTGGATATAATTGGAGTGGCGGACCACCATTCAACGGTCCCATATGAGCAGATCCCCCAGATGATGAACGATCCGGATATCATCGTCGAAAAGCAGTCCTACGGAAGATATCAGGTTGTGGAACTGAACTGTAAAGAGGGGGCGCTTAGTGATATTCGTCTCCGGGAGGCGATCAACCTCGGGCTTGACCGGGATAAGATGGTTAAAGAACTCCTCGCCAGCGCTGCAGAACCTGCGTATTCGGTTGTATCCCCTGCGTACCCATGGGCCAGCAACCTTGCAGGGACGGAATATACCTATGACCCGGAGAAAGCAAAGAACCTCCTTGACCAGGCAGGATGGGTAGTTGCCGGAGCCGATGAAATTCGGGAAAAGGACGGACAGAAACTGACACTTACCTATATCGTTCCGCAGGGTGAAGCAAACTCCGACTCGATTGCCGTCTATATCCAGAGTGAGCTGAAGAAGATCGGGGTCGAAGTGGATATCCTTGTGCTTGAAAGCGGTGCCGCAGGAGAAGAACGTCAAAAGGGCAACTATGACATGTATCTGCACCACAGCTGGGGAGTTCCCGGGCTGCCCGAAGGACCGCTTACCGGAAAGTATCACTCTACCTGGGGGTCATGGCCGGTATCTTATCATGATGCTGAGCTCGACCAGCTGATCGAAACAGCCATCGCTACCGGTGCAGATGAAGATTATAGCGCCGCATACCTGTATATTCAGGAGAAGTATGCCTGTATGCCGTTGTATGACATTGAGAAAATCGCTGCGTATAGAAAGGCTGTGAAAGGCTTCACGTTCTCTGCTTCGATCTACGGACTCGACCTGAGTACGGTTAGTATCGAACCTTAA
- a CDS encoding ABC transporter permease, giving the protein MAGDIPILLARRIPWALLTIFLASILAFSIMYFAPGNPAEIILTQETGNEPTREAVLLFMNGHGLEQPFLKQYAAWMTNLFSGSLGISLRTGDPVLEEFTTRFPATFILAVTAMMLALVVGTSIGVLSAMRPHSPVDLFGNFIASMGTSIPSFWLALLLILIFSIHLDILPSFGYGGIQHLILPTMALGFLQISRILRITRESMLDALSEDYVFEAYAKGLREREVVVKHAFRNASVPVVTQAGLDIGTLLGGTVIIEQIFGWPGIGNFLLTSVMSRDYPVIAGFVLLIALIFVIVNILVDILYVCIDPRMKPGGNIHG; this is encoded by the coding sequence ATGGCCGGAGATATACCTATCTTATTAGCAAGAAGGATACCATGGGCCCTTCTAACCATCTTTCTTGCATCAATTCTCGCATTTTCGATAATGTACTTTGCACCGGGAAATCCGGCCGAGATCATTTTAACACAGGAAACCGGAAATGAGCCGACAAGAGAGGCTGTTTTACTTTTCATGAACGGCCACGGGCTTGAACAACCTTTCTTAAAACAATACGCTGCCTGGATGACAAACCTGTTTTCCGGAAGCCTTGGTATATCCCTCCGAACAGGTGATCCGGTTCTGGAAGAATTTACTACCCGTTTTCCGGCAACATTCATCCTTGCGGTGACGGCGATGATGCTTGCACTGGTAGTGGGCACCAGCATTGGTGTATTGTCAGCCATGAGGCCACATTCCCCGGTTGATCTATTTGGCAACTTCATCGCATCGATGGGAACCTCAATACCTTCTTTCTGGCTTGCACTGCTGCTCATCCTCATATTCTCGATCCATCTTGATATCCTCCCTTCATTCGGATATGGAGGGATACAACACCTTATCCTTCCAACAATGGCCCTCGGTTTTCTCCAGATATCAAGAATTTTGAGGATAACAAGAGAGAGCATGCTCGACGCCCTCTCCGAAGACTATGTCTTCGAAGCCTATGCAAAAGGCCTGAGGGAAAGAGAGGTTGTGGTGAAACATGCGTTTCGAAACGCTTCCGTCCCTGTTGTTACCCAGGCAGGACTCGACATCGGAACACTCCTTGGCGGCACTGTGATCATCGAACAAATTTTCGGGTGGCCAGGAATAGGGAACTTTCTTCTGACATCGGTAATGAGCAGAGACTATCCTGTCATTGCGGGATTTGTGCTCCTTATAGCTCTGATATTTGTGATCGTCAATATTCTCGTTGATATTCTGTATGTGTGCATCGATCCAAGGATGAAACCGGGAGGAAACATTCATGGGTAA
- the nikC gene encoding nickel transporter permease, producing MALFAFAVMIIFPGALAPHDPNAVDLDNRLAKPGVDHPFGTDHHGRDILSRVIYGAQTSLVTALSVVAVGAILGTFIGLVAGFFGGVIDQTIMRIVDLFLAFPGTILSIALVGLFGASLFNIVIALSVMWWVSYARIIRGSVLQVKEKDFIKGARLMGGNSYYIIRQHVLPNVLSPVFALATLDVGSAILHITGLSFLGLGAQPPTPEWGAMIQGSIAFMETAPQTMIFPGLCIIITVLSFNCLGNWLKKRIDPMRAEKTDFQ from the coding sequence ATGGCTCTCTTTGCCTTTGCAGTAATGATTATCTTTCCAGGTGCATTAGCCCCCCATGATCCGAATGCTGTAGATCTTGACAACCGACTTGCAAAACCAGGAGTAGACCACCCATTTGGAACAGACCATCACGGTCGGGATATTCTTAGCCGGGTGATCTATGGGGCACAGACCTCGCTGGTAACTGCCCTCTCCGTAGTTGCCGTCGGTGCCATACTCGGTACCTTCATAGGCTTAGTTGCCGGATTTTTTGGAGGTGTTATTGATCAAACCATCATGCGTATTGTAGACCTCTTCCTGGCATTTCCGGGGACAATCCTTTCTATAGCTCTGGTCGGATTATTTGGGGCTTCACTCTTCAACATAGTAATCGCACTCTCGGTGATGTGGTGGGTAAGTTATGCACGAATTATACGGGGATCTGTCCTCCAGGTAAAAGAGAAGGATTTTATCAAAGGAGCTCGGCTCATGGGGGGAAATTCATACTACATTATCAGGCAACATGTGCTCCCGAATGTACTCTCCCCTGTATTTGCCCTCGCCACACTTGATGTGGGATCCGCAATTCTTCATATCACAGGCCTGAGCTTCCTCGGCCTCGGGGCCCAGCCCCCAACCCCGGAGTGGGGAGCGATGATTCAGGGAAGTATCGCTTTTATGGAGACCGCACCGCAGACGATGATCTTCCCGGGACTGTGCATCATTATTACAGTCCTCTCATTCAACTGCCTGGGTAACTGGTTGAAAAAGAGAATTGATCCGATGAGGGCAGAGAAAACTGATTTTCAATGA
- a CDS encoding ABC transporter ATP-binding protein: MDNLSSEFTSETGKEPILRVRDLNTIFLTANGPVQAVNGLDFDLKERERMAIIGESGCGKSVLAQTILKLLPYNARVSGEIIFHNQDLLGAGQDQMVKIRGGEIGLIPQQLSSLDPLMKIKGQIRKAIQPNGGSRDKKQLYRKAFDLLSSVGLDPQVSNRYPHQLSGGMNRRVLVSIGIAQNPDLLIADEPTTGLDTILRNKTVKLIDRITAGRSLLLITHDIGAAQICENLAVMYAGEIVERGPAKDVLDNPRHPYTQGLMSSMPSRGMYSIPGMSPSLIQLPTGCRFHPRCPYAKEKCATHHPDIRGENICGEKRGVRCHYACS, encoded by the coding sequence ATGGATAACTTATCGTCTGAATTTACCAGTGAAACAGGCAAAGAGCCCATTCTACGTGTCAGAGATCTGAATACAATATTTCTCACGGCAAATGGTCCGGTACAGGCAGTGAACGGCCTTGATTTTGACCTGAAGGAAAGGGAAAGAATGGCCATTATAGGAGAATCCGGATGCGGCAAGTCTGTGCTTGCCCAGACCATACTAAAGCTCCTCCCATATAATGCACGAGTATCCGGGGAGATAATTTTTCACAATCAAGATCTGCTGGGTGCAGGGCAGGACCAGATGGTTAAGATCAGAGGTGGAGAGATCGGTTTGATCCCACAACAGCTCTCCTCCCTTGACCCTCTTATGAAAATTAAGGGCCAGATTCGGAAAGCAATACAACCAAATGGAGGTTCCCGGGATAAAAAACAACTCTACCGGAAAGCTTTCGATCTCCTTAGCTCGGTTGGACTTGATCCGCAGGTATCGAACAGATATCCGCATCAACTCTCAGGAGGGATGAACAGGCGAGTTTTGGTCTCGATTGGCATTGCACAAAATCCGGACCTCCTCATCGCAGACGAGCCAACTACCGGGTTGGACACGATTCTCAGGAACAAAACCGTGAAGCTGATAGATCGCATTACCGCAGGGCGTTCTCTCCTGCTGATCACCCATGATATCGGCGCGGCACAGATCTGTGAAAATCTTGCGGTGATGTATGCAGGTGAAATTGTTGAGAGGGGGCCTGCAAAGGACGTACTCGACAACCCCAGGCACCCCTACACACAGGGCTTGATGTCTTCGATGCCTTCAAGGGGAATGTACTCGATACCGGGTATGAGTCCGAGCCTGATACAACTCCCGACCGGATGTCGTTTCCATCCCCGGTGCCCATATGCAAAAGAGAAGTGTGCAACGCACCATCCGGATATACGAGGAGAGAACATATGCGGAGAGAAGAGGGGAGTTCGGTGTCATTATGCTTGCAGTTGA
- a CDS encoding ABC transporter ATP-binding protein codes for MLAVEHLSKTYTSGFLIHREEVHAVRDVSFSIKGTEIFGIVGESGCGKTTLGKMLVRLLDPTGGRVTIGDLDITRLRGSELQRYWPNLQMIFQDPRASLNPRMRIGDSLVEGLKLSGERDLIEDTVQEIIQNMNIREEILNRYPHEVSGGEIQRIVIARAISLNPKLIVADEPTSNLDLSVQAQILTLIKKVQKERSIPCVLISHDIEVVKWMCNRIAVMLRGRIVEEGPTDDVIRNPLHPYTEELINASSFCGETTEYQNPEASQPTDEGCPYAGRCTAARQECRIGEVRLRGGIHKVACRSVSED; via the coding sequence ATGCTTGCAGTTGAACACCTTTCCAAGACCTACACCAGTGGTTTTTTAATACACAGGGAAGAAGTGCATGCTGTAAGGGATGTGAGCTTTTCAATTAAGGGCACTGAAATTTTCGGGATTGTGGGAGAGAGTGGGTGTGGAAAGACAACCCTGGGCAAGATGCTTGTACGCCTGCTGGATCCAACAGGAGGAAGAGTGACAATTGGCGATCTCGACATCACACGCCTCAGGGGATCAGAGTTGCAGAGATACTGGCCAAATCTCCAGATGATCTTTCAGGACCCAAGAGCCTCGCTTAACCCAAGGATGCGGATTGGAGATTCCCTTGTGGAAGGTCTGAAGCTCTCCGGGGAGAGAGATTTGATCGAAGATACCGTACAGGAAATCATTCAGAATATGAACATACGTGAGGAAATCCTGAATCGCTACCCTCATGAAGTAAGCGGTGGTGAAATTCAGAGAATAGTCATTGCCCGTGCAATTAGTCTCAACCCAAAACTGATCGTTGCAGACGAACCCACATCAAACCTTGATCTATCTGTACAGGCACAAATTCTCACATTGATAAAGAAAGTACAGAAAGAACGTTCGATACCCTGTGTGCTCATATCCCATGATATTGAAGTTGTAAAATGGATGTGTAACCGGATTGCGGTGATGCTCCGGGGAAGGATTGTAGAGGAGGGGCCGACAGATGACGTGATCCGGAACCCTCTGCACCCCTACACAGAGGAACTTATTAATGCCTCATCTTTTTGTGGTGAAACAACAGAATATCAAAACCCTGAGGCATCTCAGCCCACGGATGAAGGTTGTCCGTATGCGGGGAGGTGCACAGCAGCCAGACAGGAATGCCGGATTGGCGAGGTCCGGTTAAGAGGCGGTATCCATAAGGTTGCCTGCAGGTCGGTCAGTGAGGATTGA
- a CDS encoding class I SAM-dependent methyltransferase produces MRAQFFPALLFPDIKGENILDLGSGFGSLTMELAKNNSDECRSSWCAECGFRTGSAYTLPFEDYSINVTTCYFMLHHLEDVKFALFKIKRVLKKDDH; encoded by the coding sequence GTGAGGGCACAGTTTTTTCCTGCTTTATTATTTCCAGACATAAAAGGAGAAAACATCCTTGATCTCGGCAGCGGTTTCGGAAGCCTTACAATGGAACTTGCAAAAAACAACTCGGATGAATGCAGAAGTTCTTGGTGTGCCGAATGTGGGTTCAGAACAGGCAGCGCTTATACCCTGCCTTTTGAGGACTATTCGATCAATGTCACTACATGCTATTTCATGCTCCATCACCTGGAGGATGTTAAGTTCGCTCTTTTTAAGATCAAGAGAGTGCTGAAAAAAGACGATCATTAA
- a CDS encoding cache domain-containing protein has translation MSRSPRYTNFILIAVMLGALLPAAGCLEEHEVASAGLSSATMSVNLTYYTEQLPPYNYMENSMLQGLSVDLLEEITEKMGKKVTREEVHLVPWTEGYQAALNGNNTVLFSMARSPEREQFFKWAGPIYSDRYVLFAKRDRGITIKNPEDLKGYRIGVIADDIATRQLLDIGVNQSQIAPESNVSAIIAGLENGDIDLWACPEDAGRYFTEELTGSYYSYTVVYQLETQDLYYAFSKDVPDSVVQSFQQALDAVKREKDVEGISTYDRILGKYIPSIGLARLNYLTEEWAPFNYQEDGNVTGISVEILEAVFKNIGVNRSRADVRIVPLAEGFQIAQNNTSTVLFSIVRTPEREPFYKWAGPFTRANFVLYAPVSSNITISSPKDLNQYRIGAIRASIENDLLASQGVNESQIINGQTPEDLFRMLEEGQIDLWATGDLAGRHQMLRTAEDPNAYEIVYTLSENDFYYIFSKDVPDTLVSAFQQALDTVRDQRDEQGVSDYERIIYRNLGVGCAPQTFTDDTVMELVNTTVKAIEKNASDTFRRINAGEAPYRDSKDPGLYAFVYDTNLTIVAHADNIQLVGTNFRGKTDVTGKPFRDEILEGALKNGTGSVDYVYMHPVQTNLYYKTAYYRLTRGSDGNSYIVCSGNYKLCQNQSEAMPANNSTASPEELAAFVEKAFEYAHENGQEVALREFNNQAGQFVDGKFYIFAYDTNGTTLALPFQPEIIGTKRWNVTDTNGTLFIQDLVDTAQSGGGFVRYFYADPADNFTVKQKLSYVMMVNQSWIIGSGIYDPQKDSAIVRAGTDPQVRENLKSFVGEAIEYANTNGKDTAIEEFNDRNGAFVRGNLYIYAFDYNGTTLALPYQAQLIGTNLSELQDPYGVNYTKVEIFMAQQGGGFLFYHYYNPARNMTLEPKMSYVQKVDDTWWLGAGTYTEDLNRITKRD, from the coding sequence ATGTCGCGATCTCCACGGTACACGAATTTCATCCTTATTGCAGTTATGCTTGGGGCGTTGCTTCCAGCCGCCGGATGCCTTGAAGAACATGAAGTTGCATCCGCAGGCCTGAGCAGCGCTACGATGTCTGTCAACCTGACGTACTACACAGAACAGCTACCTCCATATAACTACATGGAGAACAGTATGCTGCAAGGCCTCTCCGTTGATCTCCTTGAAGAGATTACAGAGAAGATGGGGAAGAAGGTGACACGGGAGGAGGTACACCTGGTCCCTTGGACTGAGGGATATCAGGCTGCTCTTAACGGGAATAATACTGTTCTCTTCAGCATGGCAAGATCCCCCGAGCGGGAACAGTTCTTCAAATGGGCCGGGCCCATCTATTCTGACAGATACGTTCTATTTGCCAAGCGAGACCGGGGGATCACAATAAAGAACCCTGAAGATCTGAAGGGATACAGGATCGGGGTGATCGCCGACGATATCGCGACCCGGCAGCTGCTCGATATCGGAGTAAACCAGAGCCAGATCGCGCCCGAAAGCAACGTGTCCGCAATCATTGCCGGACTTGAGAACGGGGACATCGACTTATGGGCATGTCCCGAGGACGCAGGCAGGTACTTTACCGAAGAGCTAACCGGGAGCTATTATTCCTATACGGTTGTGTATCAATTAGAAACTCAGGATCTCTACTATGCCTTCAGTAAAGACGTGCCTGATTCGGTCGTCCAATCTTTCCAGCAGGCACTCGATGCCGTCAAACGGGAAAAAGACGTTGAGGGCATCAGCACTTATGATCGAATCCTCGGGAAATACATTCCATCGATCGGCCTTGCCCGACTAAATTACCTGACCGAAGAATGGGCTCCTTTCAACTATCAGGAGGACGGGAATGTCACCGGTATTTCTGTCGAGATACTCGAGGCGGTCTTCAAAAACATTGGCGTAAACCGCTCAAGGGCAGATGTCCGTATTGTCCCCCTTGCGGAAGGTTTCCAGATAGCGCAGAACAACACCAGTACGGTGCTTTTCTCAATCGTCCGCACCCCCGAACGTGAGCCCTTCTACAAGTGGGCCGGACCTTTTACCAGGGCAAATTTTGTTCTCTATGCACCGGTGAGCAGTAATATTACAATATCCTCTCCGAAAGATCTCAACCAGTACCGGATCGGTGCTATCCGGGCCTCAATCGAAAATGACCTCCTCGCCAGCCAGGGTGTGAACGAATCGCAGATCATCAATGGTCAAACCCCTGAAGACCTCTTCCGGATGCTGGAAGAGGGCCAGATCGACCTGTGGGCAACGGGGGACCTCGCCGGCCGACATCAGATGTTACGTACTGCAGAAGATCCCAACGCGTATGAGATCGTGTACACTCTGAGTGAGAACGACTTCTACTACATCTTCAGTAAGGATGTCCCGGACACACTTGTCAGCGCTTTCCAGCAGGCTCTCGATACAGTACGAGATCAGAGGGACGAGCAAGGTGTCAGTGATTATGAGCGGATCATCTACCGGAATCTCGGGGTCGGATGTGCCCCGCAGACATTTACTGATGACACGGTGATGGAGCTTGTAAACACAACTGTCAAAGCAATCGAGAAGAATGCTTCCGATACTTTCCGGCGCATCAATGCCGGCGAAGCTCCGTACCGTGACTCGAAAGATCCGGGCCTCTATGCCTTCGTCTACGATACGAATTTGACCATCGTTGCTCATGCGGACAACATTCAACTTGTCGGCACGAATTTCAGGGGCAAGACCGATGTTACCGGTAAACCGTTCCGTGATGAGATTTTAGAAGGGGCACTGAAAAACGGGACTGGATCGGTGGATTATGTCTATATGCATCCGGTCCAGACGAACCTGTATTATAAGACCGCCTACTACAGGTTGACCCGGGGAAGTGATGGGAACTCCTATATTGTCTGTAGTGGCAATTACAAGCTGTGCCAGAACCAGTCGGAAGCAATGCCTGCTAATAACTCCACCGCATCTCCTGAGGAACTTGCTGCATTCGTCGAGAAAGCCTTCGAATATGCGCATGAAAACGGACAGGAAGTTGCTCTTCGTGAGTTCAACAACCAGGCCGGGCAATTCGTTGACGGGAAATTCTATATATTTGCATACGACACAAACGGCACCACGCTGGCTCTCCCCTTCCAGCCCGAGATCATCGGGACTAAGCGGTGGAACGTCACAGACACTAACGGCACCTTATTTATCCAGGACCTGGTCGACACTGCTCAGTCCGGCGGAGGCTTTGTCCGATACTTTTATGCAGACCCCGCAGATAACTTCACTGTCAAACAAAAACTCAGCTACGTAATGATGGTGAACCAGAGCTGGATCATCGGGTCTGGCATTTACGATCCGCAGAAGGATTCGGCAATCGTGAGGGCAGGGACGGATCCACAGGTAAGAGAGAACCTTAAATCCTTTGTTGGGGAGGCAATTGAGTATGCCAATACAAACGGAAAGGATACCGCAATCGAGGAGTTCAACGACCGGAACGGGGCGTTTGTTCGCGGCAATCTCTATATCTATGCCTTCGATTATAACGGAACGACCCTGGCGCTCCCCTATCAGGCCCAGCTGATCGGAACGAATCTATCCGAACTCCAGGATCCCTACGGGGTGAATTACACCAAAGTCGAGATCTTCATGGCTCAACAGGGAGGAGGGTTCCTGTTTTACCATTACTATAACCCTGCCCGCAATATGACTCTTGAACCAAAAATGAGCTACGTCCAGAAAGTCGACGATACCTGGTGGCTCGGAGCCGGGACTTACACAGAGGATCTGAACCGGATTACCAAACGAGATTAA